The window GCGATGTCGCGCCCAGAGAAGTCGTGGGCGTCTTTCGGGCCGACGCGGTCCTCGTCGATGGCGAAACTGGCACCATCGGGGTGGTCTGCGGCGAGGCTTCGGCAGACGGCGACCATCTCGTCCAGCGTCGGGTCACAGACCACGCTCGGACGGGCCCAGACCACGCCCGGAACCTCGGCGCAGGCGGCGGCGACTGCTTCGGGGTCGTCCGTGTTTCGGACGTGAATCCGCGACCACTCCCGTTCGACGCGTCCCGAGAGGGACCGGTCGTCGAGGACGGCCTGGAGGTTCTCACAGAGGCGGACCTCCATCTTCGCTCGAACGCTCGAACTCTTGGTCCCCATCTCGCCGTATCCGACGAGGACGACGTGCGCCGACTCGTTCACACGCATCGTTCTCCGTGTCCGCCCTTTAGATTCTCGTTCTGGCCCCGGAACCACCCGACCGTGTCATATGCTAACTAGGATGTTATATATCTCAACGTAGTACCATGTACCAGACTAGAGGGCCAAGGGGACCCAATATAAACCCCTTAATACGCGCTTTCCACTCTGTCTCTCATACTCGCTCGAACTACCGGCGACAGAGTCCGCCATAACACCCCACTGTCCGACCCCCATCCGAAAAAATGACTGACGAGTCGCCCGACGACATCGACCTCTCAGACCCACAGTACTACCTCAACCGTGAGTTGAGCGAACTGGAGTTCCAGTCTCGCGTCCTCAACGAGGCGTTGGACGACCGGAACCCGCTTCTGGAACGTGTTCGGTTTCTCGCCATCTTCACGAAGAACCTCGACGAGTTCTTCATGAAACGCATCGGTGGACTGAAACAACAGATAGACGCCGGCGTCACGGAGTGTACGGCCGACGGCCGAACCCCACGCGAACAGTGGGAAGAAGCCATCGACAAGGCCCGGCCGATGTTCGAACAGCAAGCGGCCTGCTACCGTGAAGAGATACGTCCCGCACTCGCCGCCGAAGGAATCTGCATCTGTGACTACGGGGACTTGACGCCCGACCAGCAGTCGCAGATGCGGGCCTATTTCGAGACGTCTGTCCTGCCGACGCTGACACCGCTTTCGTTCGACCCCGCACACCCGTTCCCGTTCATCTCGAACCTCTCTCTGTCCCTCGCGGTACTCACCCGCGACGACGACGACCAGACGTTCACCCGCGTGAAGATTCCGCAGAACCGCCCGCGACTCGTCGAAGTCGACGCTGACGGCGACGAACGGCGATTCGTCCTCCTCGAAGAGGTCATCCGCGCCAACCTCGACTTGTTGTTCCCGAACGTCGAGGTTCTCGACACGGCGGTGTTCAAACTGACCCGCAACGCCGAAGTCCGGCGTAACGAGGAGGTTGCAGAGGACCTCATCGACATGATTGAGGAAGTCCTCGAACAGCGACGGTTCGCAACCGTAGTCCGCCTCGAAATCGAAGCGGACGCTCCCGAGTCTGTTCGACGGCTCCTCGTCGAGCAGTTGGACCTCGACGAACGGGAGGTGTTCGAACTGGAAGGACCACTCGACTACCGCGAGTTCATGGACCTCACTGACCTCGACAGACCGGACCTCTCTCTGGATTCGTGGACGCCACAACCACACCCTCGCCTCACGGGACTCGCTGCCAGCAACGTGGGAACAGATGGAGCAGACGAGACCATCTTCGACAGGATTCGCGACAAGGACGTGCTGTTGCACCACCCGTATCACTCGTTCGGTGAGACGGTCCAGGAGTTCCTCGACGCCGCGGCGAACGACCCGAACGTCCTCGCAATCAAGGCCGCAATCTACCGGACTGCGGCCGATTCGAAGGTCATCGAGTCACTCATCGACGCCGCCGACAACGGCAAACAGGTCGCCGCGATGGTCGAACTCAAAGCCCGGTTCGACGAGCAGAACAACCTCGAATGGGTTCGCAAACTCGAAGAAGAGGGCATCCACGTCGCCTACGGGACCATCGGCCTGAAGACGCACACGAAGACGGCACTCGTCGTCCGCGAGGAAGAAGACGGTGTGCGTCTCTACTCGCACGTTGCGACCGGGAACTACCACTCGGGCACCGCGAAAGGCTACGTCGACCTGGGCGTCCTCACGGCGGACCGAGACATCGGACAGGACCTCGTGAAGGTGTTCAACTTCTTCACCGGCCCATCGCTCGACGAGGAGTTCCGGAAACTCCTCATCGCGCCCGTCACCATGCGCAACGAGTTCACGAAGTGCATCAGGCGCGAAGCGGAACACGCTCGCGCGGGACGTTCGGCGCGCATCGTGGCCAAGATGAACGCGCTCGAAGACCCCGGCATCGTCGAGGAACTCTACCGCGCGTCGATGGCAGGCGTCGAAATCGATTTGCTCGTCCGCGACATCTGTCGCCTCCGACCGGGTATCGACGGCCTCTCGGAGACAGTCTCCGTCAGAAGCGTCGTCGACCGTTTCCTCGAACACTCGCGCATCTTCTACTTCGAAAATGCGGGTGCCCCCGAGTATTACGTCGGGTCGGCCGACTGGATGACGCGCAACCTCGACAAGCGTGTGGAGGCCATCGCACCGGTCGAGGACCCGGACATCCGGGAGCAACTCAGGTTCGTCCTCGAACTCGGCTTGGCCGACAACCGGAAGGCGTGGGAGATGAACCCCGACGGGTCGTACGAGCAACTGACGCCGGACGGTGACCGCACTATCAACATGCAGTCGATTTTGATGCAACAGACTCTCGCCGCACGAAAGCGCAACGACGTGTACCGCGGTATCCCGGCGTCGCACCCGGACGTCCCCGAGACGCTCCTGGTCGAACCGAATCCGACCGTCATGCGGCCTGCAGACGCCCCCGACCCGCAGTCTCTCGCCACCGAAACCGTCTCGGCCGTCACCGACCGCAGTGAGTCGGCAAACGGGAGCGAGAGGGGAACCGAACAGGACGCTTCGACCGAGGCCAAATCGACCGCAGACGACGCACCCGCCGCACTGGGCAACGGCGACCCACAGCGAATTCTCGACCGATTCCCGAGTAAGTGGTACGTCCCGGACAGCGAACACTACGAATACGCGGTCCGGACGCCGAACGGCGACCGAGCGTACCGAAAGACGCCCACCGCGGCGGCGAACTTGGTGCGAAAATACTACGACACGCGGTAATCAGTCGGAGACGACTTCGACGCCGCGGAACTCGAAGACACTCCCGCCGAGGTCCGAGTTCAGCGTCACGGTCCAGCAGTGGCCCGACGCGATGCGTTCGACCAGTGCCAATCCGAGTCCGGCCCCGTCGTTGCCGGAGACGCCGACTGCCCACGGGTTATCTGCCACGTCGTCCGGGAATCCCGGCCCATCGTCGGCGACGGTAAACCCGTCCGCGCACCGACCGACCGTCACTCGAACACCGTCGTCACTGTGCTCCACGGCGTTCCGGAACAGGTTTTCGAGGAGTTGGACCAACCGCGACTCGTCGGCCATGAGTTCCCAGTTCGGGTCGATGTCGAGCGAGAGCGTCGCGTCGTCTGACGCGACGTGTCGCCACGCCTCCTCTGCCGCCTCGGCGACAGAGACCGGTTCGAGTTCGCCGGTGTCTTTTCCTTTCTTGGCGAGGTCCAACATCGAATCGACCAGTTCGTTCATCCGGT is drawn from Haloferax litoreum and contains these coding sequences:
- the ppk1 gene encoding polyphosphate kinase 1, coding for MTDESPDDIDLSDPQYYLNRELSELEFQSRVLNEALDDRNPLLERVRFLAIFTKNLDEFFMKRIGGLKQQIDAGVTECTADGRTPREQWEEAIDKARPMFEQQAACYREEIRPALAAEGICICDYGDLTPDQQSQMRAYFETSVLPTLTPLSFDPAHPFPFISNLSLSLAVLTRDDDDQTFTRVKIPQNRPRLVEVDADGDERRFVLLEEVIRANLDLLFPNVEVLDTAVFKLTRNAEVRRNEEVAEDLIDMIEEVLEQRRFATVVRLEIEADAPESVRRLLVEQLDLDEREVFELEGPLDYREFMDLTDLDRPDLSLDSWTPQPHPRLTGLAASNVGTDGADETIFDRIRDKDVLLHHPYHSFGETVQEFLDAAANDPNVLAIKAAIYRTAADSKVIESLIDAADNGKQVAAMVELKARFDEQNNLEWVRKLEEEGIHVAYGTIGLKTHTKTALVVREEEDGVRLYSHVATGNYHSGTAKGYVDLGVLTADRDIGQDLVKVFNFFTGPSLDEEFRKLLIAPVTMRNEFTKCIRREAEHARAGRSARIVAKMNALEDPGIVEELYRASMAGVEIDLLVRDICRLRPGIDGLSETVSVRSVVDRFLEHSRIFYFENAGAPEYYVGSADWMTRNLDKRVEAIAPVEDPDIREQLRFVLELGLADNRKAWEMNPDGSYEQLTPDGDRTINMQSILMQQTLAARKRNDVYRGIPASHPDVPETLLVEPNPTVMRPADAPDPQSLATETVSAVTDRSESANGSERGTEQDASTEAKSTADDAPAALGNGDPQRILDRFPSKWYVPDSEHYEYAVRTPNGDRAYRKTPTAAANLVRKYYDTR